In the Drosophila gunungcola strain Sukarami unplaced genomic scaffold, Dgunungcola_SK_2 000001F, whole genome shotgun sequence genome, one interval contains:
- the LOC128261535 gene encoding uncharacterized protein LOC128261535, giving the protein MKNYIVFVGLLLISHRSLCFNEKQQSIINEYGKMIEAKELELQTLESRKTDLLRQLEDIKSKNVDILESDRLRTSLQEKVEQLRDCESNLKIQEGSSAFWSTVKEVMQSKPEEKLKTFESENVIPNISTWDNFKNSTWDTIKNNWKDIPRQIVIFFTENEKP; this is encoded by the coding sequence atgaaaaactaTATAGTATTTGTCGGACTTTTGCTGATCTCACACAGAAGTTTGTGTTTCAATGAGAAACAACAATCTATAATCAATGAATATGGCAAAATGATTGAAGCTAAGGAACTGGAATTGCAAACACTGGAATCTCGGAAAACTGATTTGTTACGGCAGCTGGAAGATATCAAATCGAAAAATGTGGATATCTTGGAGTCGGATCGTTTGAGAACTAGTCTTCAAGAAAAAGTAGAACAACTTCGAGACTGCGAAAGCAACCTCAAAATTCAGGAAGGAAGTTCAGCATTCTGGAGTACAGTTAAGGAAGTAATGCAGTCAAAACCggaggaaaaattaaaaacatttgagtCGGAAAATGTCATTCCCAATATATCCACTTGGGATAACTTTAAGAATAGCACTTGGgatacaataaaaaacaattggaAGGACATACCTCGCCAGATAGTTATATTTTTCACTGAGAATGAAAAACCatag